In the Candidatus Nitrospira nitrosa genome, one interval contains:
- a CDS encoding carboxypeptidase-like regulatory domain-containing protein, translated as MNGLLRTSCVAPVLFVAAAFLPISAEAYEVIDVQHAGTIEGVVTLSGDSPEPKGFNLITFPDPVYCGRISNGRGWRLLYDFVVDSRRGLKDAIVLLEGVESGKSFDVSVPLIEARDCKFEPFMTIVRNGHAVEVINMDPVMHDIQGYETSPEAGNRVLFNTPLIMNHQHRRGDLHAMHNHAPGKSLVGPVYLNKGRRTFYMQCGFHAYMESWAMAVNNPYYAVTDREGKFVIDGIPPGTYQLVVWHPQTGPGTTKFVVVQPDGKLVEQLSLPAPKGSRTAYKVMDNPRFGLESLGYSIDIQPVVEIQQ; from the coding sequence GTGAATGGGTTGTTGCGCACGAGTTGTGTCGCGCCCGTACTTTTCGTCGCTGCCGCGTTCCTGCCGATCAGTGCGGAGGCATATGAAGTTATTGATGTCCAGCATGCAGGAACGATCGAAGGCGTGGTGACCCTGAGCGGTGATTCTCCTGAACCGAAAGGGTTCAACCTCATCACGTTTCCTGATCCTGTCTATTGCGGGAGGATTTCAAATGGACGTGGGTGGCGCTTGCTGTATGATTTTGTCGTCGACTCCCGCAGAGGCCTGAAGGACGCGATCGTCTTGCTGGAAGGGGTCGAGTCCGGCAAGTCCTTTGATGTATCCGTTCCGTTGATTGAAGCGAGGGATTGCAAATTCGAGCCGTTTATGACGATTGTTCGAAATGGGCATGCGGTGGAAGTGATCAATATGGACCCGGTCATGCACGATATTCAGGGATATGAGACGTCGCCTGAGGCAGGTAACCGGGTCTTGTTCAACACACCACTGATCATGAATCACCAGCATCGGAGGGGCGATCTTCATGCCATGCATAATCATGCGCCGGGGAAGTCGCTGGTCGGGCCGGTGTATCTCAATAAAGGTCGACGGACATTCTATATGCAGTGTGGTTTTCATGCCTATATGGAAAGTTGGGCGATGGCTGTGAACAATCCCTACTATGCTGTCACAGATAGAGAAGGAAAGTTTGTGATCGATGGTATTCCGCCCGGGACGTATCAGTTGGTGGTGTGGCATCCGCAGACAGGCCCTGGCACGACGAAATTTGTTGTGGTGCAGCCCGACGGAAAATTGGTCGAACAACTATCCTTACCGGCTCCAAAGGGGAGTCGAACGGCCTATAAGGTTATGGATAATCCTCGATTCGGTCTTGAGTCTTTGGGGTATTCCATCGATATCCAACCGGTGGTTGAGATCCAGCAGTAA
- a CDS encoding formylglycine-generating enzyme family protein has product MVIRWWIGIATFSMLFNTFLLMASAQSLQAVIAPPKGKDRAPMVEVPTGSFPMGVPPGDRDGGRDEYPRHEVVLDTFLIDQFEVTNGRYLEFIKSTGHRVPQNPTNPTRNLWQGGTITESLAERPVINVDWFDADAYCKWAGKRLPSEAEWEKAAKGTSDRRFPWGNVEPTAKHLNYNQKWIGEKTLMPVGSYEAGKSPYGVYDIVGNVWEWVNDWYDARYYEKSPSKNPLGPQEGTKKVIRGAGWQNETPTVRIFTRVDSDPTMRNESTGFRCAADKGID; this is encoded by the coding sequence ATGGTTATTCGATGGTGGATTGGGATAGCAACGTTCAGCATGCTGTTCAATACGTTTCTCCTCATGGCGTCTGCCCAGTCATTGCAGGCTGTGATCGCACCGCCGAAGGGAAAGGACCGTGCGCCGATGGTTGAGGTCCCGACCGGCTCATTTCCCATGGGGGTGCCACCTGGAGATCGAGACGGTGGACGAGACGAATACCCACGTCACGAGGTCGTGTTGGATACCTTTCTAATCGATCAATTCGAAGTGACGAATGGCCGCTATTTGGAGTTCATCAAGAGCACCGGCCATCGTGTCCCACAGAACCCGACAAATCCTACGAGAAATCTTTGGCAAGGTGGCACCATCACAGAATCACTTGCAGAGCGTCCTGTCATCAATGTCGATTGGTTCGACGCGGATGCCTACTGCAAATGGGCCGGAAAACGACTTCCCTCGGAAGCCGAATGGGAAAAAGCCGCAAAAGGGACATCTGATCGACGGTTCCCTTGGGGAAATGTCGAGCCGACCGCAAAACATCTGAATTACAACCAGAAGTGGATCGGCGAGAAGACGCTCATGCCAGTCGGAAGTTATGAGGCGGGGAAGAGCCCTTACGGCGTATATGACATTGTCGGCAACGTGTGGGAATGGGTAAATGACTGGTACGATGCGCGGTATTATGAAAAGAGTCCCTCCAAGAATCCACTAGGTCCCCAGGAAGGCACGAAGAAGGTGATTCGAGGAGCGGGCTGGCAGAACGAAACCCCAACGGTGCGCATTTTTACCCGTGTCGATAGTGATCCGACCATGCGCAATGAGTCGACCGGCTTTCGCTGTGCCGCTGATAAGGGAATAGACTGA
- a CDS encoding HEAT repeat domain-containing protein, whose translation MANRYVAIGLLLLTWLMPLHETAAGTTTSGMQAIQALYDQKEYQKVLDELAKLDSNMVGSPDVRRLKIRTLLRLGKPKDALSDYDDLVQLLKHDDQSTLQEVALAFVVVLTQDMREQMRGVAYTALKEWQSPEAIPFLEDGLNDGSGLVRALAAEGLAKLDGGRRSARFRQALDDQAALVKEAVLKGLGKSGDVAVVSLVEPLLQDPEVRVRVAAAEALCRFGRKQGCGLLERLGKAPNPDERGAAIRALVDLQGAQVLPILIEASRHTQPSIRGVAAMGFGHVSKPEVITVLSRLLRDPLPPVRVAAAVSLGQLHGLDTISPLRKAIAEEPDASVRAFVIGGLLEQGERFDELSGQIWALINTKELAVRTALARALGRASKENHAAAHSVVMSLFADTMPRVRIAALKSMAKIDGGGALPVLKQGLHDDDDAVRATAGGELLHVMSTKE comes from the coding sequence TTGGCGAATCGATACGTTGCAATTGGCTTGTTGCTCCTGACCTGGTTGATGCCGCTGCACGAGACGGCGGCGGGGACAACCACGTCAGGCATGCAGGCAATTCAGGCGCTCTACGATCAGAAAGAATATCAGAAGGTCCTGGATGAGTTGGCCAAGCTTGACTCAAACATGGTCGGTTCGCCCGATGTTCGTCGACTCAAAATTCGCACATTATTGAGGTTGGGGAAGCCGAAGGACGCCTTATCGGATTATGACGATCTTGTGCAATTGCTCAAACATGATGATCAATCGACTCTCCAAGAGGTCGCACTGGCTTTCGTGGTCGTGCTTACTCAGGATATGCGGGAACAGATGCGAGGTGTCGCGTACACAGCTCTGAAGGAGTGGCAGAGTCCTGAAGCGATTCCATTTTTGGAAGATGGACTCAACGATGGATCAGGACTTGTCCGTGCATTGGCCGCTGAAGGGCTTGCAAAATTAGATGGCGGTCGCCGATCGGCTCGTTTCCGACAGGCGTTGGACGACCAAGCGGCTTTGGTGAAGGAGGCGGTTCTCAAGGGACTAGGAAAGTCCGGCGATGTAGCGGTCGTCAGTCTTGTTGAACCACTGTTGCAAGATCCTGAGGTGCGGGTGCGCGTGGCCGCGGCAGAGGCCTTGTGTCGCTTTGGACGCAAACAAGGTTGTGGGTTGTTGGAACGCTTAGGGAAGGCTCCGAACCCTGATGAACGGGGGGCGGCGATTCGTGCGTTGGTCGACTTGCAAGGAGCGCAGGTGTTGCCGATTCTGATCGAAGCCAGCCGGCACACACAACCGTCGATTCGAGGTGTGGCTGCCATGGGCTTTGGTCATGTGTCTAAGCCGGAGGTGATCACTGTCTTGAGTAGGCTTCTGCGGGACCCGCTTCCTCCGGTTCGAGTGGCGGCTGCGGTGAGTCTCGGACAACTCCATGGTCTCGATACGATTTCACCATTGAGAAAGGCCATAGCGGAGGAACCTGATGCGTCAGTCCGGGCGTTTGTGATCGGGGGATTGCTTGAGCAGGGGGAACGGTTTGATGAGCTATCCGGTCAAATTTGGGCTCTTATCAACACGAAGGAGTTGGCCGTCAGGACCGCCCTCGCTCGAGCCCTTGGACGAGCCTCCAAGGAGAATCACGCTGCAGCTCATTCAGTGGTGATGTCGTTGTTCGCGGATACGATGCCTCGTGTCAGAATTGCAGCGCTTAAATCGATGGCAAAAATAGATGGCGGAGGGGCTCTTCCGGTTCTAAAGCAGGGGCTTCATGATGACGATGACGCGGTTCGTGCAACGGCAGGAGGGGAGCTGCTCCATGTGATGTCGACCAAGGAGTAA